In one Gossypium hirsutum isolate 1008001.06 chromosome D09, Gossypium_hirsutum_v2.1, whole genome shotgun sequence genomic region, the following are encoded:
- the LOC107893751 gene encoding homeobox-leucine zipper protein HAT7: MAFPPHAFMFQPHEDHHNDHLPSPTSLNFLPSCPPQLFHGGGAPFMMKRSVSFSGVDKSEEVHGDDELSDDGSHLGEKKKRLNLEQVKALEKSFELGNKLEPERKVQLAKALGLQPRQIAIWFQNRRARWKTKQLEKDYDALKKQFEALKADNDALQAQNKKLNAELLALKTKDANETSCIKKENDCSWSYGSDNNSCDVNLDVSRTPLMSSSKHLFPPSVRPTSMTQLLQGSSRPDLQCVKLDQVVQEESFCNMFNGVDEQQGFWPWSEQQSFH, encoded by the exons atggcCTTTCCTCCTCATGCTTTCATGTTCCAACCCCATGAAGATCACCACAATGACCACCTTCCTTCCCCTACTTCCCTCAATTTCCTCCCTTCTTGCCCTCCTCAACTCTTCCATG GTGGTGGTGCGCCGTTTATGATGAAGAGATCGGTCTCATTCTCGGGTGTGGACAAATCAGAAGAAGTGCATGGAGATGATGAATTGTCAGATGATGGATCACACCTAGGGGAGAAGAAGAAGAGGCTCAACTTAGAGCAAGTGAAGGCGCTTGAGAAGAGTTTTGAGTTAGGGAACAAGCTTGAACCAGAGAGGAAAGTGCAGTTGGCTAAGGCCCTGGGGCTACAACCCAGGCAGATTGCCATTTGGTTCCAAAACAGGAGGGCTAGGTGGAAAACCAAGCAATTGGAGAAAGATTATGATGCCTTGAAGAAACAGTTTGAAGCTCTCAAGGCTGATAATGATGCCCTTCAAGCTCAAAACAAGAAACTTAATGCTGag TTATTAGCTTTGAAAACCAAAGATGCAAATGAAACCAGCTGCATCAAGAAAGAAAACGACTGTTCATGGAGCTATGGAAGTGACAACAACAGTTGTGATGTGAACTTAGATGTCTCAAGAACACCACTGATGAGCAGTAGTAAACATCTCTTCCCACCATCAGTGAGACCAACAAGCATGACTCAACTCCTTCAAGGTTCATCAAGACCAGACCTACAATGCGTAAAGCTTGATCAAGTGGTTCAAGAAGAAAGCTTCTGCAATATGTTCAATGGAGTTGATGAACAGCAAGGGTTTTGGCCATGGTCTGAACAGCAAAGTTTCCATTGA